DNA sequence from the Prochlorococcus marinus XMU1411 genome:
GCTAAAGGATTAGGAGGAGGTCATCCAATTGGAGCATTATTAGTCAAAGAAAAAGCCAACATTTTTTATCCAGGAGATCATGCAAGCACATTTGGAGGGAACCCATTCGCTTGTAAAGCTGCCCTAACTGTATTAGAAGAAATAAATAGAAGAAATCTTATCAATAATGTTTATCTAAGAGGGGAACAATTAAGTGCTGGATTTGAAGAATTGTCAAAAAAATTTCCAAATATTATTAGCGGGAAAAGAGGTTTGGGTTTAATACAAGGTCTTATAATCAATGAAGATTATGCTGATGCAAAAAACATTACATTAAAAGCTTTTGATAAAGGGTTACTGGTAGTTCCGGCAGGAGGAAACGTTGTAAGGATTGTTCCACCATTAGTTATATCTCGAAGAGAAATTAATATTCTTTTAGATAAGCTAAATTTAATTTTTGGAGAGTTATAGAAATTTAAATTTTGAAAAAAGCAAATTTAAAAACTTTTGAATTATTATCACCTAAACATGAAAGGGAAAATATCAAGTTAGGTTTATCAAGAATTAAAAAAGCACTTCAAGAACTTGGTAATCCTTGCGCAAATATTCCAGCGATACAAATTATTGGAACCAATGGGAAAGGATCAATTGCGGCATATTTAGAAAGTATACTTTTTGAAGCTAAAAGGAATTTTGGAGTTACGACATCTCCTCATCTTTTGGATGTATGCGAGAGGATTAGAGTTAATAAAAAAAATATTAATAAAACTGATTTTGAAAAAATCTATAGATTAATAGAAAAAAATTTTTCAATATTTGAATTAACTCCTTTTGAAAAAATCATTTGCTGCGCACTAAATTTTTTTGACCATCAAAAAGTTGAATTACTCATTCTTGAAGCTGGGTTAGGTGGACGATTAGACGCGACAACAGCCCATAAATATAGACCAATCATTGCTATTGGAAATATTGGCTTAGACCATAAAGAATTTCTTGGAGATACGATTGAAAAAATTGCCAAAGAGAAATTAGCAGTTATTGAAAAAAACTCAATTGTCATCTCATACAATCAAAATAGTCAAGTTGAAAATTTAATAACCAAAAAAGTTAAAGAGGTAGGAGCAGAAATTATTTGGAAAGATTCAATTTCAAACAGCTATGAGATTGGATTAAAAGGAATTTTTCAAAAGCAAAATGCCTCAGTAGCTGTTGGAGCAATTGAAGCACTGAATAATTTGGGATTTAATATAAAAGAAAAACACATATCTGAAGGTCTTAAAAAGACAACTTGGAACGGAAGGCTAGAAATAATAAATTATTTCAACAAAGAAATTCTTGTAGATTGTGCTCATAATTATCCTGCTGCAAAAGCACTCTCTAATGAGCGAAGCAATTGGGAGAATGAAGATAAAGGAATTTATTGGATTTTAGGTGTCCAAAGACAAAAAGATATTTACGCAATATTAAAAACACTTCTAAAGAAAAATGATCGCTTATTACTTGTTCCAGTTCCAAACCAACCTAGTTGGCAATTAAACGATCTCTCTCAGATTAAAGAAATTGACTTTCAAAAAACAATTGAATTTAAAACATTTGAACTTGCCATTGAGTATTTATTTTCCCTGAAAAAATGGCCACCTAATCATCCTGTTCTGACAGGTTCTATTTTTTTAGTTGCTGAATTTATTAAATTTGCGAATAAACAGAAATGTTAATTTTTAAATTGTTCTTTCACTTCCCAACCTTCCAATTTCCCTGGATTTAATAGTCCTTTAGGATCAAATCTTAATTTCGCTTTTACTTGATCTGCATCCACCACTCCGAGACCTCCGCCTTCAACTGTTAAAACATGAGGATTAAAAATAAACGCACCAAGTTTCTTGCAATCTTCCATTATTTCTTCTAATTCTTCTAACCCATTCCACTTTAATACAGGTAAAGCAGCTAATCGCGGTGATCCTTGTTGAGAAACTGCCTCTAAATGCCAAAGAACTTTTTTACCCCATTTTTTTCTCAAAAAATTAATTAATTCTAGTTCATCATTTAGTGGCAAAAGCATCTGTAAATACGTCCAATTTTTATCCCTAGACCTCATATGAAGAGTTGTATGATTCCATACGACTTCAGAAATTCCATTAACGAGTTTTTCTTCTTCCCCAAGGAGGGTAAATTCAACTTTGAATTTTTTACAAATCAACTCGATCGTTTTTGTTCCTCCAAGAGTAGATTGAATTAATATCTTGTGACTTCTAGAATTACTTTTAAACCATTTTGGCATTTGTTCTACAATTTCTTCTTCAAGAATTGCTCCTAGTTTCAGATCAATTGCGGCGCTTGTAAGAGTTTTTAATATTTCTATTGTTTTTTCAAATTCAATACAGTCGATAACTATTGAATACCACTTACGTTTGATATCAGTAGCAAGTAATAAAGAAGTAATTATTCCATTAGTCCCATAAGCATGATTCAAAGGTTCGGATTCTTCAGCATCAAATTTTAATAAATCAGGTTTTTCATTAATTGTCACTGCCTCTAAACCGATAAGATTCCCTGGATCTCTTAAAAATCCCCACCTAATGGACCCAATACCTCCTGACCCACCTGCAATAAAACCTCCAATTGTAGCTGTTTTCCAAGTACTAGGAAGCAACCTTAATTCCCTTCCATATTTTTCTAATTGTTTATTCAAATCTCCCATGAGACATCCAGACTGTACTTTCACAAAACCTGTATCTGGATCAAATTCTTCTAACTTATTAAAGTGACTCATCTGCATTACAACTCCTTTAAACAATGGAACAGCTTGTCCATAATTGCCTGTACCTGAACCCCGTAAAGTAAGAGGGATAGAAAATTCCCAACAAATTTCTGCTACTGCCTTTACTGCTTTGTGATCACTAGGTCTTACCACCAAATCAGCAATACATTCGTCTAGTCTTTCAGTAAGGATTGGAGAGTAGTTATAAAAATCTTTTGAAAGTCTTTTTACGTCGGATTGGCTTTCAATAATCTCTAAGTTTTTGACCTCCTTAAATTTGTCTAAAAATTTAAGACTATTTGATGTCATTAAATAAAATTTCTTGCGTTGTATATATAAATTAGTCGATTAGCAATATAAATCGCCTTTTATATATACTTTTCTCTTTAAGTTAGTCGAAAAAATATCTGCCCATTTTTGTGCATCCAGAATTACAAAGTCAGCAGGGCAACCCTTTTTAATTAAACCATCCCATTTTAAATTTAATAATCTGCTTGGAGCTAAAAAAATAGAAGATATAGTCATTCTCTCCCAGGGATTTAGTTGAAGCATAGGTATCGAGCAAGACAACATATAAAAAGGATCAAAATTACCAAAAGGGTACCAAGGGTCTTGAACATTATCACTACCCAGAGATACATCCACATGTGATTTTTGTAATTGCTTTATTGGCGCAACTGGTCTTTTTAATGATGTAGTTTTATTACTTCGATTGAGCAGCCAAAAATTTGTCAGGGGTAAAGCTATAACTTTAATATTTTTCTCAGCCATTTTTTCTCCTAAATATAAAATCTCTCTATGATTTAGATAAATAAGACTACTCAAATGACTACAAGTGATCGGAATACTATTAATCTTTAAATTTTCGATTGTTTCTAATAAAACTTTTATTCCTGCTCCAGGCTCAATAATTGACTCATCTATATGCAAATCAATTTCTAATTTATATTTACTCGCAAGAAGAAGCATCTTTGCGAGAAATTTGCTTGTATTTTTTTTATTGAAAGGCGGTACAATAACACCTCCTAAAATGCCTCCATTAGAGGAAAATATTTTTGCTAACTCTTCTCCATTAGAAGTATCCCAAAATTCCAATGGAGCTAGAGCAACGAATTGTAAAGTTAAATCAGATGCAAATTTTTTTTGTAATTTAAACAGTTCAATCCAAATATCAATAGATTGACTTTTGTATGTATCAATATGACTTCTAATAGCTCGGTATCCATTTTGTATGGCAAGTTTTAATGATTTCTCAACTCTTTCAAGAACCTTATCTGTAGTTCTAGTTTTATGTTCTTCAAGATTTACTGATAATGCTCCTCCATAGTTTGATTCCAGATTAGGAAAGTCTGCCCATATAAATGATTTATCAAAATGCGAATGAGTTTCAACAAATCTTGGGAATAAAATATTTTTTGGTTTTGAAACTTTATTTTTTAAAGGCTTTAACTCAGAAACATATCCATCCTCCCAACTAATGGAGACTGAACATAAATCCTCTACATCAATAATGAGGTTATCTATATCTTCTATTAAACAAAGGCTTCTGGGAATTAGAACCTCAGCTGTGCCAGAATTACTCAAATTTTTAAAATTTTCTTTTATTTTAAATCATAAGAAAACTTTACTGAATTAGAAAATAATTCAAATTTCGCCAAAAGATAAAAATTACTATGAAAAATAACCCTTGAGTTGTTAAATTTATAAATATGAGGCGGGCGTCGCCAAGTGGTTAAGGCAGCGGCTTGTGGCGCCGCTATTCGGGGGTTCGAATCCCCTCGCTCGCCCTCAAAAAAATTGCAGAAAAATTTTTTAACTTGTAATTTTGAATTAAAGAATCATAAAAAATTCCTAGTAAAGTGCTAACAAAAACAAAACCAGACGAAAAAATTTTTCAAAATAATTCAACTACTGGCAGTTATTGGATAACCACATTTGGATGCCAAATGAACAAGGCTGATTCTGAGAGAATGGCTGGGACATTAGAGAAAATGGGATATACCAGAGCAGATAACGAATTAAATGCCGATTTGGTCTTATACAATACATGCACAATAAGAGATAATGCGGAGCAAAAAGTTTATAGCTTTCTAGGAAGACAAGCAAAAAGAAAGCACAAAACACCTAGCTTAAAACTTGTTGTTGCAGGTTGCCTTGCTCAGCAAGAGGGAGAGTCCTTACTAAGAAGAGTCCCAGAACTTGATCTGGTCATGGGGCCTCAACATGTAAATAATCTTGAGAATCTTCTGGGTAAAATTGATTTAGGAAATCAAGTTGCTGCAACAGAAGAAACCTACATTTCTGAAGACATTACAAGTGCAAGAAGAGAAAGCTCTATTTGTGGCTGGGTGAATATCATATATGGATGTAATGAAAGATGTTCATATTGCGTAGTCCCCTCTGTCAGAGGAAAAGAGCAATCAAGATATCCAAATGCAATAAAAAGTGAGATCCAAAAATTAGCTGATGATAATTTTAAAGAAATTACTCTTTTAGGGCAGAACATTGATGCTTATGGTAGAGACCTTCCAGGAACTACAAAAGAGGGGAGAAAAGAGAATACCCTAACTGATCTTTTATATTATATTCATGATGTTAAAGGAATTAGCAGAATAAGATTTGCTACTAGTCATCCAAGATATTTTTCAAAAAGGTTGATTCAAGCTTGTTATGAACTTGATAAAGTTTGTGAACATTTCCATATTCCCTTCCAAAGTGGAAATGATGAAATTTTGAAGCAAATGTCCAGAGGATATACTATCAAAAAGTATAAAAATATTATCGAGAATATAAGATCATTAATGCCAGATGCATCAATCACAGCTGACGCAATAGTTGCTTTCCCAGGAGAAACCGAACAACAATATCAAGATACATTAAAGCTGATATCAGATATTGGCTTTGATCAAGTAAATACAGCAGCATATTCTCCAAGACCAAATACGCCTGCAGCAGTTTGGTCGAATCAACTTTCGGAAGAAGTAAAAAAAGCTAGACTTCAGGAAATTAATGCTTTGGTTGAGAAAACTGCTAGGAGTAGAAACCAAAGATACATCAACAAAATCGAAAGAGTTTTAATTGAGGGTTTAAATCCAAAAAATTCCTCTCAAATTATGGGTAGAACTAGGTCAAATAGATTAACTTTCGTAGAGATTCCAAAAAACATCAACTTTAATTTTTCATTGGGAGATGAAATTAATGTCAGAATAAATGAAGCAAGACCTTTTTCTTTAACAGGTGAACTTTATTTATAATTTTTTTTCTAAATGATCGGGGTAAATAAAAAATGTATTGGGTTAATATTTGGCGGGAATTCCAATGAACATGAAGTATCGATATCCTCGGCAAAAACGGTTTTTAGAGCCTTTAATTCAAAAATAAACAAACAACGCTTTAATCTTAAAGCCTTCTATATAGACAAATATGGAGATTGGATTAATAGTGATCTCTCAGAAAAAATCCTCATTGGGGAGACTGAGAATATTACAACAAAACAACAAGGAATTACTAATCGAGAAAAAATTAACTTTTTAGACGGTATTGAATTTCAAAATATTGATGTTTGGTTTCCTCTTTTGCATGGATTTAATGGTGAAGACGGATCAATTCATGGCTTATTGAAATTTACTCAAAAACCTTTAGTCGGATGTGGAATTGTAGGCTCTGCATTAGGAATGGATAAAATTATAATGAAGACAATTTTTTCTAACCTCAAACTTCCACAAGTTAATTATCTAGTTTTTCAGAATGAAGATCTCAAGAATAAAGAAGTCAAAAATAGGATGATTAATAAGATTTTAAAAAAATTAAATTTTCCTATTTTTGTTAAACCATCTAACTCCGGATCCTCTCTTGGCATCTCAAAAGTCACAAATAAATCAGAAATATTACAAGCAATAGAAAAGGCATGGGAAATTGATACAAGAATTTTAGTAGAAGAAGGTTTAGAAGCAAGAGAAATTGAATGCGGAATAATTGGAAAATCAAAACTCTTAACCTCTGAAATAGGCGAAGTAAAGTACGAAAGTGATTGGTATGATTACGATTCAAAATATAACTTAAATAATAAGATAACTATCCCAGCCGAAATAAATTCTAAAGTCGCTGAACAAATTAAGAATATTGCTATTCAAAGTTGCAGAGCTCTAAATATTTTTGGTTTTGCAAGAGTAGATTTCTTTCTAGAAAAATCTTCAAATAAAGTTTTTTTAAATGAAATAAATACAATTCCTGGTTTCACAAAAAACAGTATGTTTCCAATGCTTTGGAAAGCTTCAGGTTTAAATATTGAGCAACTTGTGGCTAAACTGGTAGACATATCTCTAGATTTATAATTCAAATAAAATGTTGCATGGACTTCTTTGGTTACCATTACTATTAATCTTCGTTTTATTAACTGCTTTGGGATGGTTAGAGAGAAGAAGGCAAAATCTTTTTAGGAGCTGGGCTAACGGTTCTGAACTTTGTAAATTAGATAGTTCAGGTGCAGCTTTTTTAAAAGATGGAGAATTAAAATGGAGCGCATTTGAGGCTGGTAAGTTTGAAGAAAAAGAAAGTTTCACAATCAAGAAACTAGAATTAGTTGAATTAATGGCACTAACTTCAGGAGAAGCTCCTCTAACAAATGAATCCCAAGGGAAGTGCAGGTTGAGACTAGTAGGTGGAGGGAAAGAGATGGATGTACCATTTTCAGATGCAGAACAGGCAAGAGCATGGATGGAGCAATTGATGGAAAAAGCTCGATGTGATTTGTGAAAAACCCAAAAAAAATTAAAAATAAATTCTCTTTATTTCTAATTTTATTTACCACAAGTTTAATAAGCCTAAAAACCCTAAAAGAGGTCAATATAAGCGACATTAGGATCTCTGGTAGTAAATTATTATCACAGAATGATTTAGTGAAAAATTCATCTTTAAAATTGCCAATCAGGTTAATTTTTATTAGAACTAATTTTTTAGAAAAAGAGTTAAAGCAAAATTTGTCGCTCAAGCATGTTTCAGTAAGCAGACATATATTTCCCTTTGGTTTGAAAGTTTTTGTTAATACTAGAACTCCGATAGCTTACGGCGAAAAAATATTTAATGATGAAAAAATATTAGGTTTTATTGATAAAGATGGGGTTTTTATCAAAAAACAAAATGCAGACAATACAAAATTTACCGATTTAACTGTACGAGTTTTTGGTTGGAAAAGAAAATTTAAAAAAGTATTATCTGAAATTTTAATTTCACGAGAGAAATATGAATTTGAGGTCGTAAAAATAACTTTTTCACCCAGTGGATTTCTAACTGTTGAGGAAAAAGATTTAAAAACAATATTTTTAGGATTTAACCCTAATTTAATCACTTATCAATTACAGATAATCAATAATCTAAAAAATGAATACAAGAAAAATAACTTTTCTGAAAAAATTGATAATATTGATCTTACTGATCCAAATAAACCAAAAATAAAAGTGTTCAAACCCTAATATTTGAGATTTGATTTTGAATAATTTTTTTTAATTATTGTAGTGTTGATGTGGGTTAAGCATATAAAACAAAATATTTAATAAATAAATATTTTAAGGTTTTTCCTCAACAAATTCCTACAGATGAGCTTAGTAAGTTCATAATGCACCCAATACTAGTATTAGATCCCTAATTAAGAGATGAGCTTCGGTAACAATCCAAACTTTGATCAATCGAGAGAAATCCTTCCAAGCCAAAACGCCAAAATAGAAGTAATTGGTGTAGGCGGAGGCGGAAGTAACGCTGTAAACAGAATGATTGATAGTAATCTTGAAGGCGTTTCATTCAGAGTTCTCAATACTGATGCTCAAGCCTTACTACAGTCATCTGCTCAAAGGAGAGTCCAATTAGGTCAAAACTTAACAAGAGGACTAGGAGCTGGAGGTAATCCAAGTATCGGTCAAAAGGCCGCAGAAGAATCCAGAGATGAGCTGCAACAATCATTAGAGGGTGCTGACTTGGTTTTTATAGCAGCTGGAATGGGTGGAGGTACTGGGACGGGAGCAGCCCCAGTTGTCGCTGAAGTAGCAAAGCAAAGCGGTGCATTAACAATTGGCATAGTAACTAAACCCTTTTCTTTCGAAGGGAAAAGGAGAATGCGTCAAGCAGAAGAAGGAATTGCAAGGTTGGCAGAAAATGTTGATACTCTTATTGTCATCCCTAACGATCGGTTAAAAGAGGTTTCATCGGGCGCCTCTATTCAAGAAGCATTTAGGAATGCAGATGATGTTCTAAGAATGGGAGTCCAAGGTATAAGTGAAGTAATAACCCGCCCAGGCGAGGTTAATCTTGACTTTGCTGATGTCAGATCAGTCATGACAGAAGCTGGTACAGCTCTTCTTGGGGTAGGTATTGGTTCTGGCAGATCACGAGCGATAGAGGCTGCTCAAGCAGCAATTAATAGTCCATTATTAGAAGCAGGAAGGATTGATGGTGCAAAAGGTTGCCTTGTGAATATCACTGGAGGGAGAGATTTAACCCTTGATGATGTGAACTCAGTAGGAGAAGTTATTAGCGATGTTGTAGATCAGGATGCGAATATAATCGTTGGTCAAGCAGTGAACGAAGACATGGATGGTGAGATACAAGTCACCGTAATTGCAACTGGCTTTGATACAAACCAACCATTGAAGCAACAAAGAATAAGAAATAGATTATCAAATCAATCTTTTTATAGTGATTCGAACAACAAAGATACTGGAGCGAGTATTCCAGAATTTTTGAAATTAAGGCAGAATAAAAAAGATATAAATTAAAAGTTAAATTAAACT
Encoded proteins:
- a CDS encoding bifunctional folylpolyglutamate synthase/dihydrofolate synthase, producing MKKANLKTFELLSPKHERENIKLGLSRIKKALQELGNPCANIPAIQIIGTNGKGSIAAYLESILFEAKRNFGVTTSPHLLDVCERIRVNKKNINKTDFEKIYRLIEKNFSIFELTPFEKIICCALNFFDHQKVELLILEAGLGGRLDATTAHKYRPIIAIGNIGLDHKEFLGDTIEKIAKEKLAVIEKNSIVISYNQNSQVENLITKKVKEVGAEIIWKDSISNSYEIGLKGIFQKQNASVAVGAIEALNNLGFNIKEKHISEGLKKTTWNGRLEIINYFNKEILVDCAHNYPAAKALSNERSNWENEDKGIYWILGVQRQKDIYAILKTLLKKNDRLLLVPVPNQPSWQLNDLSQIKEIDFQKTIEFKTFELAIEYLFSLKKWPPNHPVLTGSIFLVAEFIKFANKQKC
- a CDS encoding FAD-binding oxidoreductase — its product is MTSNSLKFLDKFKEVKNLEIIESQSDVKRLSKDFYNYSPILTERLDECIADLVVRPSDHKAVKAVAEICWEFSIPLTLRGSGTGNYGQAVPLFKGVVMQMSHFNKLEEFDPDTGFVKVQSGCLMGDLNKQLEKYGRELRLLPSTWKTATIGGFIAGGSGGIGSIRWGFLRDPGNLIGLEAVTINEKPDLLKFDAEESEPLNHAYGTNGIITSLLLATDIKRKWYSIVIDCIEFEKTIEILKTLTSAAIDLKLGAILEEEIVEQMPKWFKSNSRSHKILIQSTLGGTKTIELICKKFKVEFTLLGEEEKLVNGISEVVWNHTTLHMRSRDKNWTYLQMLLPLNDELELINFLRKKWGKKVLWHLEAVSQQGSPRLAALPVLKWNGLEELEEIMEDCKKLGAFIFNPHVLTVEGGGLGVVDADQVKAKLRFDPKGLLNPGKLEGWEVKEQFKN
- a CDS encoding amidohydrolase family protein produces the protein MSNSGTAEVLIPRSLCLIEDIDNLIIDVEDLCSVSISWEDGYVSELKPLKNKVSKPKNILFPRFVETHSHFDKSFIWADFPNLESNYGGALSVNLEEHKTRTTDKVLERVEKSLKLAIQNGYRAIRSHIDTYKSQSIDIWIELFKLQKKFASDLTLQFVALAPLEFWDTSNGEELAKIFSSNGGILGGVIVPPFNKKNTSKFLAKMLLLASKYKLEIDLHIDESIIEPGAGIKVLLETIENLKINSIPITCSHLSSLIYLNHREILYLGEKMAEKNIKVIALPLTNFWLLNRSNKTTSLKRPVAPIKQLQKSHVDVSLGSDNVQDPWYPFGNFDPFYMLSCSIPMLQLNPWERMTISSIFLAPSRLLNLKWDGLIKKGCPADFVILDAQKWADIFSTNLKRKVYIKGDLYC
- the miaB gene encoding tRNA (N6-isopentenyl adenosine(37)-C2)-methylthiotransferase MiaB produces the protein MLTKTKPDEKIFQNNSTTGSYWITTFGCQMNKADSERMAGTLEKMGYTRADNELNADLVLYNTCTIRDNAEQKVYSFLGRQAKRKHKTPSLKLVVAGCLAQQEGESLLRRVPELDLVMGPQHVNNLENLLGKIDLGNQVAATEETYISEDITSARRESSICGWVNIIYGCNERCSYCVVPSVRGKEQSRYPNAIKSEIQKLADDNFKEITLLGQNIDAYGRDLPGTTKEGRKENTLTDLLYYIHDVKGISRIRFATSHPRYFSKRLIQACYELDKVCEHFHIPFQSGNDEILKQMSRGYTIKKYKNIIENIRSLMPDASITADAIVAFPGETEQQYQDTLKLISDIGFDQVNTAAYSPRPNTPAAVWSNQLSEEVKKARLQEINALVEKTARSRNQRYINKIERVLIEGLNPKNSSQIMGRTRSNRLTFVEIPKNINFNFSLGDEINVRINEARPFSLTGELYL
- a CDS encoding D-alanine--D-alanine ligase family protein, with product MIGVNKKCIGLIFGGNSNEHEVSISSAKTVFRAFNSKINKQRFNLKAFYIDKYGDWINSDLSEKILIGETENITTKQQGITNREKINFLDGIEFQNIDVWFPLLHGFNGEDGSIHGLLKFTQKPLVGCGIVGSALGMDKIIMKTIFSNLKLPQVNYLVFQNEDLKNKEVKNRMINKILKKLNFPIFVKPSNSGSSLGISKVTNKSEILQAIEKAWEIDTRILVEEGLEAREIECGIIGKSKLLTSEIGEVKYESDWYDYDSKYNLNNKITIPAEINSKVAEQIKNIAIQSCRALNIFGFARVDFFLEKSSNKVFLNEINTIPGFTKNSMFPMLWKASGLNIEQLVAKLVDISLDL
- a CDS encoding cell division protein FtsQ/DivIB; protein product: MKNPKKIKNKFSLFLILFTTSLISLKTLKEVNISDIRISGSKLLSQNDLVKNSSLKLPIRLIFIRTNFLEKELKQNLSLKHVSVSRHIFPFGLKVFVNTRTPIAYGEKIFNDEKILGFIDKDGVFIKKQNADNTKFTDLTVRVFGWKRKFKKVLSEILISREKYEFEVVKITFSPSGFLTVEEKDLKTIFLGFNPNLITYQLQIINNLKNEYKKNNFSEKIDNIDLTDPNKPKIKVFKP
- the ftsZ gene encoding cell division protein FtsZ, encoding MSFGNNPNFDQSREILPSQNAKIEVIGVGGGGSNAVNRMIDSNLEGVSFRVLNTDAQALLQSSAQRRVQLGQNLTRGLGAGGNPSIGQKAAEESRDELQQSLEGADLVFIAAGMGGGTGTGAAPVVAEVAKQSGALTIGIVTKPFSFEGKRRMRQAEEGIARLAENVDTLIVIPNDRLKEVSSGASIQEAFRNADDVLRMGVQGISEVITRPGEVNLDFADVRSVMTEAGTALLGVGIGSGRSRAIEAAQAAINSPLLEAGRIDGAKGCLVNITGGRDLTLDDVNSVGEVISDVVDQDANIIVGQAVNEDMDGEIQVTVIATGFDTNQPLKQQRIRNRLSNQSFYSDSNNKDTGASIPEFLKLRQNKKDIN